One segment of Candidatus Poribacteria bacterium DNA contains the following:
- a CDS encoding LamG domain-containing protein has translation MKIVMANSMLACIGLIVLSLMFAGISNAEFDIEAVAGMWLFDEGKGDTAADSSENGKDGELVNGPKWTKNGKFGAALEFDGNESKGHVVVGDLGLSGEVTLVLWANPDGAVNDDRLISNINGPTNPAFTTRFQAGAVEIWSSAWKPVIPEFDDNKWGHYAFVFDGEGNVTGYYNGKEGDTVADSYTFTEIGIGANFLDQWGQYFSGQFDEIVFFSVALTEDDIKVVMTKGLKSALSVYPAGKLTTTWGNIKVSR, from the coding sequence ATGCCGAATTTGATATAGAAGCCGTTGCTGGAATGTGGCTCTTCGATGAGGGCAAGGGTGATACAGCGGCGGATTCCTCTGAAAATGGCAAGGATGGGGAACTTGTGAACGGTCCGAAATGGACAAAGAACGGTAAGTTTGGAGCAGCGTTGGAATTTGACGGAAATGAGAGTAAAGGACATGTCGTTGTCGGGGATTTGGGCTTGTCTGGAGAGGTTACGCTGGTCCTCTGGGCAAATCCAGATGGTGCTGTCAATGATGATCGACTGATATCGAATATCAATGGACCGACAAATCCAGCTTTCACAACTCGGTTCCAAGCTGGAGCAGTTGAAATCTGGAGCAGCGCATGGAAACCCGTTATCCCAGAATTTGATGACAATAAATGGGGGCACTATGCGTTTGTATTCGATGGCGAGGGAAATGTGACGGGCTATTACAATGGCAAAGAGGGGGACACAGTTGCTGATTCTTATACGTTTACAGAGATCGGCATTGGTGCGAATTTTTTAGATCAGTGGGGACAATATTTTTCCGGTCAGTTTGACGAGATTGTGTTTTTCAGTGTCGCGCTCACTGAAGATGACATCAAAGTCGTGATGACAAAAGGACTGAAATCTGCGCTATCGGTTTATCCAGCGGGTAAATTAACTACCACGTGGGGAAATATAAAAGTCAGCCGGTAA